One genomic window of Micropterus dolomieu isolate WLL.071019.BEF.003 ecotype Adirondacks linkage group LG14, ASM2129224v1, whole genome shotgun sequence includes the following:
- the LOC123983051 gene encoding cytochrome P450 26A1, producing the protein MALSTLLATFLCTIVLPILLFLVTLKLWEVYMIRSRDRSCPSPLPPGSMGLPFIGETLQLILQRRKFLRMKRQKYGYIYRTHLFGNPTVRVTGADNVKQILLGEHRLVSVQWPASVRTILGSDTLSNVHGTQHKTKKKAIMRAFSREALELYVPIIQEEMRAAVKEWLAKDSCVLVYPEMKRLMFRIAMRILLGFEPEQIKIDEQELVEAFEEMIKNLFSLPIDVPFSGLYRGLKARNFIHSKIEENIRKKVQESSKESKHRDALQQLIDSSKKNGEPISMQAIKESATELLFGGHETTASTTTSLIMFLGLNPEVVDRLRQELMDKEEQGMDLQSLNIESLEQLKYTSCVIKETLRINPPVPGGFRVALKTFELNGYQIPKGWNVIYSICDTHDVAEMFPNKEDFQPERFMTKPSADSSRFQYIPFGGGSRMCVGKEFAKVLLKIFLVEVVTKCNWTLLNGLPTLKTGPTVYPVDNLPTKFTSYVQN; encoded by the exons ATGGCTCTGAGCACACTGCTGGCCACCTTTCTGTGCACCATCGTGCTTCCGATTCTGTTGTTTCTGGTCACGCTGAAGCTCTGGGAGGTTTACATGATTCGAAGCAGAGACCGGAGCTGTCCCAGCCCGCTTCCCCCCGGATCCATGGGCTTACCTTTCATTGGAGAGACGCTGCAGCTCATCCTCCAG AGGAGAAAGTTTCTGCGGATGAAGCGGCAGAAGTACGGTTACATCTACCGCACACACCTCTTCGGGAACCCCACGGTGCGCGTCACTGGAGCGGATAATGTCAAGCAGATTCTGCTGGGGGAACACAGGCTCGTGTCCGTGCAGTGGCCCGCTTCTGTGCGCACCATCCTGGGCTCGGACACACTGTCTAACGTGCACGGAACCCAGCACAAGACCAAGAAAAAG GCCATCATGCGGGCCTTCTCCAGGGAGGCTCTGGAGCTGTACGTTCCCATCATCCAGGAGGAGATGCGGGCAGCAGTGAAGGAGTGGCTGGCTAAGGACTCCTGTGTTCTAGTCTACCCGGAGATGAAGCGGCTGATGTTCCGCATAGCCATGAGGATCCTGCTGGGCTTTGAGCCGGAGCAGATCAAAATTGACGAGCAGGAGCTTGTGGAAGCTTTTGAGGAAATGATCAAGAATCTGTTCTCTTTGCCCATTGATGTGCCTTTCAGCGGACTGTACAGG GGTCTGAAGGCAAGGAATTTCATCCACTCCAAGATAGAGGAGAACATCAGGAAGAAGGTGCAGGAGTCCAGCAAGGAGTCCAAACACAGAGATGCTCTGCAGCAGCTCATAGACAGCAGCAAGAAGAACGGGGAACCAATCAGCATGCAG GCCATTAAGGAGTCTGCCACAGAGCTGCTGTTTGGGGGCCATGAAACCACTGCCAGCACAACCACCTCTCTGATCATGTTCCTGGGCTTGAACCCTGAAGTTGTGGATAGACTGAGGCAGGAACTGATGGACAAG GAAGAGCAGGGAATGGACCTCCAGAGTCTGAACATCGAGTCCTTGGAGCAGTTGAAATACACCAGCTGTGTCATTAAAGAGACTCTGAGGATCAACCCTCCTGTCCCTGGAGGCTTCAGAGTGGCCCTCAAGACCTTTGAACTCAAT GGTTACCAAATTCCCAAAGGCTGGAACGTCATCTACAGCATCTGTGACACCCATGATGTGGCAGAGATGTTCCCCAACAAGGAAGACTTCCAGCCGGAGCGCTTTATGACTAAACCCTCTGCCGACTCCTCCAGGTTCCAGTACATCCCATTTGGAGGGGGCTCCAGAATGTGTGTGGGTAAAGAGTTTGCTAAGGTCCTGTTGAAGATCTTCCTGGTGGAAGTGGTCACAAAGTGTAACTGGACTCTTTTAAATGGGCTACCCACCTTAAAAACAGGGCCTACTGTATATCCTGTGGACAATCTGCCAACCAAGTTTACCAGCTATGTACAAAACTGA